One window of the Bradyrhizobium sp. NP1 genome contains the following:
- a CDS encoding sulfatase-like hydrolase/transferase produces MKITALMRITSAATLLALMGSATAFAQQSNKPNVVFILADNVGYGDLGSYGGGELRGAPTPRIDALAQEGLRLTQFLVESACTPSRAALMTGQYSIRNGLSLIAIEGSPYTLPASAFTMGELFKSVGYATAIFGKWHLGSAPQSLPTAHGFDEFYGIPPDISWDASTYPQTIALTHSIFNEKNLRAANAVLGRRHLVAGGESASSNDSPLRFEATTLGDRVVVMKDGAVQQVGEPLELYNQPANRFVPGFIGSPAMNFARVTVDEANGSLFAGNSGLRIKAFNGHEKRYLIVACTVITDVPEAVGPCPTALMAKVSLPLYLAFALYS; encoded by the coding sequence ATGAAAATCACAGCCCTAATGCGCATCACTTCGGCGGCGACGCTACTTGCTTTGATGGGATCGGCGACTGCCTTTGCGCAACAAAGCAATAAGCCCAACGTTGTTTTCATTCTCGCCGACAACGTCGGCTACGGCGACCTTGGGTCATATGGCGGCGGCGAGTTGCGTGGGGCTCCGACGCCGCGCATTGATGCGCTGGCTCAAGAGGGATTGCGTCTCACACAATTCCTGGTGGAATCAGCGTGCACCCCCTCCCGTGCGGCGCTTATGACCGGACAATACTCGATCCGCAATGGTCTGTCGCTGATCGCCATCGAGGGAAGCCCCTATACACTTCCCGCTAGCGCCTTCACCATGGGTGAGTTGTTCAAGAGTGTTGGCTATGCCACCGCGATTTTTGGAAAGTGGCACCTTGGGAGCGCGCCGCAGAGCTTGCCGACCGCGCACGGCTTCGACGAGTTCTACGGCATCCCGCCGGACATTAGCTGGGACGCGTCAACTTACCCGCAGACAATTGCCCTCACGCACTCGATCTTTAACGAAAAAAACCTGCGTGCCGCTAACGCGGTGCTTGGCAGGCGTCATCTGGTGGCGGGCGGCGAGTCGGCTTCAAGCAACGACTCGCCGCTGCGCTTTGAGGCCACGACGCTGGGTGACCGGGTCGTCGTCATGAAGGACGGCGCGGTGCAGCAGGTGGGGGAGCCGCTGGAGTTGTACAACCAGCCGGCCAACAGGTTCGTCCCCGGCTTTATCGGCTCCCCGGCCATGAACTTCGCCCGGGTTACGGTGGACGAGGCGAACGGATCGCTATTCGCCGGAAACTCCGGCCTGCGCATCAAGGCTTTCAATGGACACGAGAAACGCTATTTGATCGTCGCGTGCACAGTAATTACCGACGTACCAGAAGCCGTCGGCCCCTGTCCCACTGCTTTGATGGCAAAAGTGTCGCTCCCCTTATATCTAGCCTTCGCCTTGTATTCGTAA
- a CDS encoding DUF1254 domain-containing protein, producing the protein MPAVNTDLMYQEMLKLGGKPNQIVYWSGLLDWRNQTLTPNPDVIYFMAFFNTKDGPVVIEIPPAGDGVINGSIMDPWQAALEDVGPAGADKGAGGKYLIAPPGHQGAAPDGFIVLPSGNYQGYALLRSILKSGGDADVKAAVAYGMRIKIYPLSQAANPPETVFIDAIGAAYDSTIPYDLRFFQSLDRFVQQEPWLIRDKVMIDQLKSIGIEKGKPFSPDEDTQRILNAAAAEAHAWLDLKYETMFSPYYEGRRWVFPIAPDVIGGLQTQFANPDSYPVDGRGVTYTMAFFSTKHSGIGQYYLMTIKDKDGQNFSGANTYRLTVPANAPVRQYWSATVYDRATHALIRDMVRAGRSSQSPGLQTNADGSVDIWFGPKAAADNEANWVPTRANGQFEVLFRFYGPEKPVFDKTWKLPDIERIAAH; encoded by the coding sequence ATGCCCGCGGTCAATACCGACCTCATGTACCAGGAGATGCTTAAGCTCGGCGGCAAGCCCAACCAGATTGTTTACTGGTCTGGTCTGCTCGACTGGCGCAACCAGACCCTGACTCCCAACCCCGACGTCATCTACTTCATGGCCTTCTTCAACACGAAGGATGGGCCGGTGGTGATCGAGATTCCGCCGGCCGGCGATGGCGTCATCAACGGCAGCATCATGGACCCCTGGCAGGCCGCATTGGAGGATGTCGGCCCGGCCGGCGCGGACAAGGGCGCGGGCGGCAAATATCTGATCGCGCCGCCGGGCCATCAGGGCGCGGCGCCCGATGGCTTTATCGTTCTGCCGTCCGGCAATTATCAGGGCTATGCCTTGCTCCGTTCGATCCTGAAGAGCGGCGGCGACGCCGACGTCAAGGCCGCTGTCGCCTACGGCATGCGGATCAAGATTTATCCGCTCAGCCAGGCGGCCAATCCGCCCGAGACCGTGTTCATCGACGCCATCGGCGCCGCCTACGATTCGACGATCCCCTATGACTTGCGATTCTTCCAATCGCTCGACCGCTTTGTGCAACAGGAGCCATGGCTTATCCGCGACAAGGTGATGATCGATCAGTTGAAGTCGATCGGCATCGAGAAGGGCAAGCCGTTCAGTCCCGACGAAGATACCCAGCGCATCCTCAATGCAGCGGCGGCCGAGGCCCATGCGTGGCTCGACCTGAAATACGAAACCATGTTCTCGCCCTATTACGAAGGGCGCAGGTGGGTCTTTCCCATCGCGCCGGATGTGATTGGAGGTCTTCAGACCCAATTTGCGAATCCGGATAGCTATCCCGTCGATGGCCGCGGTGTCACCTATACGATGGCGTTCTTCAGCACCAAGCATTCGGGGATCGGCCAGTATTACCTAATGACCATCAAGGACAAGGACGGACAGAATTTCTCCGGCGCGAACACCTATCGTCTGACTGTGCCAGCGAACGCGCCAGTCAGGCAATACTGGTCAGCGACGGTCTATGACCGCGCAACGCATGCTCTCATTCGCGACATGGTCCGCGCGGGCCGTTCATCACAAAGTCCTGGACTGCAAACCAACGCTGACGGCTCAGTCGATATTTGGTTTGGACCGAAGGCTGCGGCGGACAATGAGGCCAACTGGGTGCCGACCAGAGCGAACGGGCAATTCGAAGTCTTGTTTCGCTTCTATGGTCCCGAGAAGCCGGTTTTCGACAAAACGTGGAAGCTGCCGGATATCGAGCGGATCGCAGCTCACTAA
- a CDS encoding DUF1254 domain-containing protein produces the protein MRTNRREMLSLLAGAAPAALGTVSVVGITSPSRAQEARRVATTGQDQVQGIETRIGRLEFTHDFANGYPTDATIEKLYDERDFQRACQAYLWSLPAVSFASWQRGVTKDLGAKNGQIVAILSIEARRGILTANATTPYYLGFADLSTGPLVMVIPPRGVQGGISDAWQQTIPGTESPGTYLVLAPGQNAPNDVTGYTVRQSPTFNIFLGARLTDAEPDRAKEALAQLQMYPYAQHDNPPKMDILDAGTKTWSGLPSRGMEYWQRVNEVIQAEPIETRDIFFHAMLRPLGLEKGKPFKPDVRQTKILTDAAFVGEAMAKANSADRRFKDGRYRSDAHWDFALLLDADDPDSFWNLLDERASWFYEAVGAGAAMAPKQPGPSSAYLSAYKDKAGEWLDGGRSYRLRVPPNPPIKLFWSVTLYDVDTRALILNEQKIADRSSRMDLRKNEDGSVDIYCGPKAPAGFEKNWIPTIPGKNWFAYFRFYQPTEAYFDRSWPLRDFEQL, from the coding sequence ATGAGAACCAATCGTCGAGAAATGCTCTCGTTGTTGGCCGGCGCCGCCCCTGCTGCTCTTGGAACGGTCTCTGTCGTCGGCATAACAAGCCCCAGCCGCGCTCAGGAAGCGAGGCGCGTAGCGACGACCGGCCAAGACCAAGTGCAGGGGATCGAGACACGCATCGGCAGGCTCGAATTCACCCACGACTTCGCGAACGGCTATCCAACCGACGCGACGATTGAGAAGCTTTACGACGAGCGCGATTTTCAGCGCGCTTGCCAGGCCTATCTCTGGTCTCTTCCGGCAGTCTCGTTCGCGTCGTGGCAGCGCGGTGTGACGAAGGACCTCGGTGCAAAGAACGGACAGATCGTCGCAATTCTGTCTATCGAGGCCAGGCGCGGCATCTTGACCGCCAATGCCACGACACCGTACTACCTCGGGTTCGCCGATCTCTCGACAGGGCCGCTGGTCATGGTGATTCCGCCGCGCGGTGTGCAAGGTGGGATCAGTGACGCCTGGCAACAAACCATTCCGGGCACCGAATCCCCGGGCACATACCTTGTGTTGGCACCAGGGCAGAACGCGCCAAACGACGTCACAGGCTACACCGTGCGCCAGTCCCCAACCTTCAACATTTTTCTCGGTGCGCGCCTGACTGATGCCGAACCGGATAGAGCGAAGGAAGCGCTGGCGCAGTTACAGATGTACCCTTACGCCCAGCATGACAATCCGCCGAAGATGGACATTCTGGACGCAGGCACCAAGACGTGGAGTGGGCTGCCGTCGCGCGGGATGGAATATTGGCAGCGGGTCAATGAAGTGATTCAGGCCGAGCCGATTGAGACGCGCGACATCTTCTTTCACGCGATGTTGCGGCCGCTCGGCCTGGAAAAGGGCAAACCCTTCAAGCCGGACGTGCGGCAGACGAAAATTCTGACCGATGCCGCGTTCGTTGGCGAGGCAATGGCAAAAGCCAATTCGGCGGATCGCCGATTCAAAGATGGGAGGTATCGATCCGACGCGCACTGGGACTTTGCGTTGCTGCTGGACGCTGACGATCCCGACTCCTTCTGGAACCTGCTCGACGAACGCGCGTCCTGGTTCTACGAGGCCGTGGGCGCGGGCGCGGCGATGGCGCCCAAGCAACCTGGACCTTCGTCCGCGTATCTCAGTGCGTACAAGGATAAGGCCGGTGAGTGGTTGGATGGCGGCAGGTCGTATCGCCTACGCGTTCCGCCCAATCCGCCGATCAAGCTGTTCTGGTCAGTCACACTCTACGACGTCGATACGCGGGCACTGATCCTGAACGAGCAGAAGATTGCCGATCGCTCCTCGCGCATGGACCTGCGCAAGAACGAGGACGGTTCGGTGGATATCTATTGCGGACCCAAGGCGCCGGCCGGCTTCGAGAAGAACTGGATCCCGACCATCCCCGGCAAGAACTGGTTTGCGTATTTCCGGTTCTACCAGCCGACCGAGGCCTACTTCGATCGGTCCTGGCCGCTACGAGACTTTGAGCAACTTTAG